In a genomic window of Chloroflexota bacterium:
- a CDS encoding glycosyltransferase family 2 protein encodes MCSVYLALNHNPNEGAIVKLSVLIPVFNEEESVKELLDRVLAVPVDKEVIVVDDCSTDNTWTMLNSVRDPRVRIYRHEVNQGKGTSIRTALSHATGDWVIIQDADLEYNPDDYPRLLEPILNGKAQVVYGVRDLSRQKLFFRLGNQFLTFVTNVLYGAQISDMETCYKLMPRKVMQELNLRPSRFQIEPEITAKLLRRGYSIHEVPIWYKPRKEKKLNPWKDGLPALWTLIRYRFGKV; translated from the coding sequence ATGTGCAGCGTGTATCTTGCCTTAAATCACAACCCGAACGAAGGAGCGATTGTGAAACTATCTGTATTGATTCCTGTGTTCAACGAAGAGGAAAGTGTCAAGGAATTGCTTGACCGTGTGCTGGCAGTTCCCGTTGATAAAGAAGTGATTGTGGTGGACGATTGCTCCACTGACAATACCTGGACGATGTTAAACAGCGTCCGGGATCCACGCGTGCGCATTTACCGCCACGAGGTGAATCAAGGCAAGGGTACGAGCATTCGTACCGCTCTCAGCCATGCTACCGGCGATTGGGTCATCATCCAGGATGCCGATCTAGAGTACAATCCAGATGACTATCCAAGGCTGCTCGAGCCAATCCTGAACGGCAAGGCTCAAGTGGTTTACGGTGTACGCGATCTCAGCAGGCAGAAGCTGTTTTTTCGTCTGGGGAACCAATTCCTGACTTTTGTCACGAATGTGCTCTATGGAGCCCAGATATCCGATATGGAGACCTGCTACAAGCTGATGCCCCGCAAGGTGATGCAGGAACTGAATCTGCGCCCTAGCCGTTTTCAGATTGAGCCGGAGATTACCGCAAAACTGTTGCGCAGGGGTTACTCGATCCATGAGGTACCTATCTGGTACAAGCCGCGCAAAGAGAAAAAGCTGAACCCCTGGAAAGATGGTCTTCCAGCGCTCTGGACGTTGATCCGCTATCGCTTTGGGAAGGTATAG